One Deinococcus aerolatus genomic window, AGAGGAAAAACTTCCAATTAAAGAGCATTTTTCAACATTATAGTAATCTCTAGCACTGCTAAGCAAATTGAAATTACAAAGACTGTCTTTTACAGTTAAGGTGACGTCTCTATAAATTTTAGATTGATCTACCCACTCTACACCAGGGCGCTTAACATCCAGTTGCAGCATTGCGCGGATGGTATATGTACCAGCAGCCAAAGGAGAGTGGTATAAGCCTGTCAACCGATCGATAACTCCATGGCCCGCACCACCAACGACTGACCAAACAACGCGTCTCCTATATCCGTTGGTATCGCTAAGGGCATTGATCGTTGCTTTTAGTTGAACATCTTTATTTGTAGCGACAATCCCTTCATTACCTGTCACCTCAATATCAAGTGGTTCTAGGCAAGGCAACGGGTCTACTGTTCCAGCAAAACGACTGTTACGATATTCAATGTGCAGATGTGGTGCATCTTTTGCAGCACCCGTATTGCCTGAATTGGCAATCCATTGATTGACAAGGAGCCTGTCTCCAGGAGTCTTCCCCATACGTGCTTTCACACGGGTTGAACCCTTCATTAAGTGCATGTACACAACGTAATGGCCAGCACCTGTCTTAACGACGATAAATTCTCCTGCTCCACCGTATTGCCCTTTTGGCGAGATTTTTTCTTGAAAACCTATTGCAACCACTTCTCCAGAAGTAATTGCAACAACTGGTTTGCCAATAGGAGCCACAATGTCCACGCCATTATGAAAAGGACTTGATTTTAGAGGCCTTGGCCCAAATGGGCTGGAGATCGAGAGTGCCTCACCAAGGAACGGAGAGAACAATTCCTCCGTTTTGCACGTCTCCTTGATTGTCTGCGCTGAGACTGGCTGGAGGGCAGGAGCCAACGCAACAGACAGCACCGCTTCGGCGCGCCCATCAGTACGTCGTTGTGATGCGAACACCCAAGAAGGCACATCCCCTGTTATTGAACGCGATGCCGCCTCGTAGGAGGAGGGAAGCGGACGGAAAAGGTCAAGCATCCCCCCTTCTCCTTCATTTTCACTCTCCTGCGTCCACCCAAATAGCATTGGTGTGCTGCCCTGAGGCACGTTAAATGAAGACGGCAATTTCATCGTCACGCGCATGTCCTTCAGTGGACGTTCTGGTGTAACCACACGAACCTGATAGTCGGAGAGCAATGTTACATCTTCCCCTGCCACAGACACATCGAAGGCCTGTTGTGCTTCAGCGTCCTCCGTCTGCATCAACTCCACTGGCTGTGCAGATGCAAAAGAACCGTCTACAAATGTAACTATTGCAACACCTTGAAGCTCTACACTTCCTCCAGATGGAGTGATAGTGACCGTGGGCGGTGCATTGGCAGGGGCTGGGGAGGCTTGCATGCACCCTGCCAGCAAGAGCGTCATGCTAGTCAGAAGTGTCCTTACTAAATCCCTATTCATACTAGACCTCCATAATTCCCCAAACATCAGAGGAAGTGACACCCCAAGGTGCACCGAGATGTTAAAAATAATTCGCGATCTGTGAGGGGGATTAATGGGTGTGCTGTAAACCAGAGTGATGACCTTCCAGGGCCCCAATGGGGTAAGACGAGGAGGGTGGTAAGGCAGCGACTGGGGCGATTGAACATGGATTACGGGTAAGGCGACACCTCAGCCGTAACGAATAGAATCCGCGACGCTGGAAATGATCTGTGTTTAAAGACAGGGGTGGCGGATTGATCAGAACGCGGTAGATCAAGGTGAGAACGCTCCAAACGCCCAAGGCAGTTAGGCGCGGAGCCTCATATGGTGGCCGCTGGTGACTGATAGAGGAGGGCTTGATGTGTGGTCCTTCGGGCTTCTTCGTCATGGAGCTCCTAGGAGGCATCTAGAGATGGAAGGAACACGAGATCATTCAGGTATCGTTCAGATGACGCGTGCTTGATTCACTAGCTTGGAGAATTTTCTCAAGACCTATTGCGCAGTTATGAGCCAAAACAGGGAAAATGCCGTTTCAGAGGTCGAAAACCACTTCTAATTAGTCTGAGTTCAAAAAAGTCAGGTTTTTTCGGCCAAGACGACGTTGTTCAATTCTCCCCCCTTATCTCGCAACAGGTCATCAACAGATCGGCAGTGCTCCGAACAATGACTGCAGCGCCACGCCGAGGCTGAAATCCAAATACGTAGGCCTGTAAGAGATTCCTCGGAAACCAATCTTTTGGGGAACGAAGTAGTCCTGAATTTTCTAGAATAACAGTAAGTGTACGATCTCAGCAGCTGACAACTTCGTTTTTGGCTGTCTCAGACGGCATTACGGTGGCCCAACGATCCCCGTCGGGAGAATTTGGGAGTGTC contains:
- a CDS encoding M23 family metallopeptidase, with the protein product MTLLLAGCMQASPAPANAPPTVTITPSGGSVELQGVAIVTFVDGSFASAQPVELMQTEDAEAQQAFDVSVAGEDVTLLSDYQVRVVTPERPLKDMRVTMKLPSSFNVPQGSTPMLFGWTQESENEGEGGMLDLFRPLPSSYEAASRSITGDVPSWVFASQRRTDGRAEAVLSVALAPALQPVSAQTIKETCKTEELFSPFLGEALSISSPFGPRPLKSSPFHNGVDIVAPIGKPVVAITSGEVVAIGFQEKISPKGQYGGAGEFIVVKTGAGHYVVYMHLMKGSTRVKARMGKTPGDRLLVNQWIANSGNTGAAKDAPHLHIEYRNSRFAGTVDPLPCLEPLDIEVTGNEGIVATNKDVQLKATINALSDTNGYRRRVVWSVVGGAGHGVIDRLTGLYHSPLAAGTYTIRAMLQLDVKRPGVEWVDQSKIYRDVTLTVKDSLCNFNLLSSARDYYNVEKCSLIGSFSSVRYEHTSDFNLQPVTYVRYTNVANVLVDLIKYGPERNIGGLFRSLNVINIQDTKNGKVTASCPTGYHANWTGGGSLVVVDGNVMSLAIGAYDPKDSTCGFHASAVRSEAQLEQVPGNLIKSNITHDSDSLSFDYKHTIYEYKSSIVRSEVTISGTFKLIPKP